A stretch of Helicobacter pylori DNA encodes these proteins:
- a CDS encoding peptidase U32 family protein, producing the protein MNQVELLSPAGNLKKLKIALNYGADAVYGGVSHFSLRNRASKEFTLETFKEGIDYAHALDKKVYATINGFPFNSQLKLLEEHLYKMAELKPDAFIIAAPGVIKLASKIAPHIPIHLSTQANVLNLLDAQVFYDLGVKRIVCARELSLNDAIGIKKALPDLELEIFVHGSMCFAFSGRCLISALQKGRVPNRGSCANDCRFDYEYYVKNPDNGVMMRLVEEEGVGTHIFNAKDLNLSSHIAEILSSNAISALKIEGRTKSSYYAAQTTRIYRLAVDDFYHNTLKPSFYASELNTLKNRGFTDGYLMRRPFERLDTQNHQTAISEGDFQVNGEITEDGCFFACKFTTTTNIAYEIIAPKNAAITPVVNEIGKIYTFDKRSYLVLYKILLENNTELETIHSGNVNLVRLPVPLPAFSFLRTQVESKNGV; encoded by the coding sequence TTGAATCAAGTTGAATTACTCTCTCCAGCCGGTAATTTAAAGAAACTTAAAATCGCTCTCAACTATGGGGCTGATGCGGTTTATGGGGGGGTGAGCCATTTTTCTTTACGCAATCGCGCTAGCAAGGAATTTACTTTAGAGACCTTTAAAGAAGGGATTGACTACGCCCATGCGTTGGATAAAAAAGTCTATGCGACCATCAATGGTTTCCCTTTCAATTCACAGCTCAAACTTTTAGAAGAACATCTTTATAAAATGGCAGAGCTAAAACCAGACGCTTTCATTATCGCTGCACCTGGTGTCATCAAGCTCGCTTCAAAAATCGCCCCGCATATTCCTATCCATTTATCCACGCAAGCGAATGTCTTAAATTTGCTCGATGCGCAAGTGTTTTATGATTTAGGGGTTAAACGCATCGTGTGCGCTAGGGAATTGAGCCTGAATGATGCGATTGGAATTAAAAAAGCCCTACCCGATTTGGAATTAGAAATCTTTGTGCATGGGAGCATGTGCTTTGCCTTTTCAGGGCGTTGCTTGATTTCGGCTTTACAAAAGGGACGCGTGCCTAATAGAGGGAGTTGCGCGAACGATTGCCGGTTTGATTATGAATATTATGTGAAAAACCCTGATAACGGCGTGATGATGAGGTTGGTTGAAGAAGAGGGCGTAGGCACGCATATTTTTAACGCTAAAGACTTGAATCTCTCTAGTCATATCGCTGAAATTTTAAGTTCCAACGCCATTAGCGCGCTTAAGATTGAAGGGCGTACCAAGTCCAGTTACTACGCCGCGCAAACCACGCGCATCTATCGTTTAGCGGTTGATGATTTTTACCATAACACCTTAAAGCCGAGTTTTTATGCTAGCGAATTGAACACGCTTAAAAACAGGGGTTTTACCGACGGCTATTTGATGCGAAGGCCTTTTGAAAGGCTAGACACTCAAAACCACCAGACAGCCATTAGCGAAGGGGATTTTCAAGTCAATGGTGAAATAACAGAAGACGGGTGCTTTTTTGCATGCAAATTCACCACCACCACTAACATAGCTTATGAAATCATCGCTCCCAAAAATGCCGCTATCACGCCCGTAGTCAATGAAATTGGCAAGATCTATACCTTTGACAAACGCTCTTATTTAGTGTTGTATAAAATCCTTTTAGAAAATAACACCGAATTAGAAACTATCCATAGCGGGAACGTGAATCTGGTGCGGCTGCCTGTGCCTTTACCGGCTTTTAGTTTTTTGCGCACCCAAGTAGAGTCTAAAAATGGCGTTTAG
- the cbf2 gene encoding peptidylprolyl isomerase CBF2 encodes MKKNILNLALVGALSASFLMAKPAHNANNAAHNTKKTTDSSAGVLATVDGRPITKSDFDMIKQRNPNFDFDKLKEKEKEALIEQAIRTALVENEAKAEKLNQTPEFKAMMEAVKKQALVEFWAKKQAEEVKKVQIPEKEMQDFYNANKDQLFVKQEAHARHILVKTEDEAKRIISEIDKQPKAKKEAKFIELANRDTIDPNSKNAQNGGDLGKFQKNQMAPDFSKAAFALTPGDYTKTPVKTEFGYHIIYLISKDSPVTYTYEQAKPTIKGMLQEKLFQERMNQRIEELRKHAKIVINK; translated from the coding sequence ATGAAAAAAAATATCTTAAATTTAGCGTTAGTGGGCGCGTTGAGTGCGTCGTTTTTGATGGCTAAGCCGGCTCATAATGCGAATAACGCTGCACATAACACGAAAAAAACGACTGATTCTTCAGCAGGCGTGTTAGCGACAGTGGATGGCAGGCCTATCACCAAAAGCGATTTTGACATGATTAAGCAACGAAATCCTAATTTTGATTTTGACAAGCTTAAAGAGAAAGAAAAAGAAGCCTTGATTGAGCAAGCTATCCGCACCGCGCTTGTAGAAAATGAGGCTAAGGCAGAAAAGCTTAATCAGACTCCAGAATTTAAAGCGATGATGGAAGCGGTTAAAAAACAGGCTTTAGTGGAATTTTGGGCTAAAAAACAGGCTGAAGAAGTGAAAAAAGTCCAAATCCCAGAAAAAGAAATGCAAGATTTTTACAACGCTAATAAAGATCAGCTTTTTGTCAAGCAAGAAGCCCATGCTAGGCATATTTTAGTGAAAACCGAAGATGAGGCTAAACGGATTATTTCTGAGATTGACAAACAGCCAAAGGCTAAAAAAGAAGCCAAATTCATTGAGTTAGCCAATCGGGATACGATTGATCCTAACAGCAAGAACGCGCAAAATGGCGGTGATTTAGGGAAATTCCAGAAAAACCAAATGGCTCCGGATTTTTCTAAAGCCGCTTTCGCTTTAACTCCTGGGGATTACACTAAAACCCCTGTTAAAACAGAGTTTGGTTATCATATTATCTATTTGATTTCTAAAGATAGCCCTGTAACTTATACTTATGAGCAAGCTAAACCCACCATTAAGGGGATGTTACAAGAAAAGCTTTTCCAAGAACGCATGAATCAACGAATCGAGGAATTAAGGAAGCACGCTAAAATTGTTATCAACAAATAA
- the efp gene encoding elongation factor P, with translation MAIGMSELKKGLKIELGGVPYRIVEYQHVKPGKGAAFVRAKIKSFLDGKVIEKTFHAGDKCEEPNLVEKTMQYLYHDGDTYQFMDIESYEQIALNDSQVGEASKWMLDGMQVQVLLHNDKAISVDVPQVVALKIVETAPNFKGDTSSASKKPATLETGVVVQVPFHVLEGETIKVNTETEEYLEKVK, from the coding sequence ATGGCAATTGGGATGAGCGAGCTCAAAAAGGGCTTGAAAATTGAATTGGGTGGTGTGCCTTATAGGATCGTGGAATACCAGCATGTCAAGCCCGGCAAGGGTGCGGCTTTTGTGCGCGCGAAAATCAAGTCGTTTTTAGATGGTAAGGTGATTGAGAAGACTTTCCATGCGGGGGATAAGTGTGAAGAGCCTAATTTAGTTGAAAAAACGATGCAATACCTTTATCACGATGGCGATACATACCAATTCATGGATATAGAGAGCTATGAGCAAATCGCTTTGAACGACTCTCAAGTGGGCGAGGCTTCTAAATGGATGCTAGATGGCATGCAAGTGCAGGTTTTATTGCATAATGACAAGGCGATTTCAGTGGATGTGCCGCAAGTTGTGGCTTTAAAGATTGTGGAAACGGCTCCTAATTTTAAGGGCGATACTTCCAGCGCGAGCAAAAAACCAGCGACTTTAGAAACCGGTGTGGTCGTGCAAGTGCCTTTCCATGTTTTAGAGGGTGAGACGATTAAGGTGAATACCGAAACAGAAGAGTATCTTGAAAAGGTGAAATGA
- the fliR gene encoding flagellar biosynthetic protein FliR, whose translation MLDFIQELSTPHVRDFFLLFLRVSGVLSFFPFFENHLVPLSVRGALSLYVSAIFYPTLEFSNAAYTPEGFIIACLCELFLGVCASVFLQIVFASLVFATDSISFSMGLTMASAYDPISGSQKPIVGQALLLLAILILLDLSFHHQIILFVDHSLRAVPLGQFVFEPALAKNIVKAFSHLFVIGFSMAFPILCLVLLSDIIFGMIMKTHPQFNLLAIGFPVKIAIGFVGIILIASAIMGRFKEEISLAFSAISKIF comes from the coding sequence ATGCTAGATTTTATTCAAGAGCTTAGCACCCCCCATGTTAGGGATTTTTTCTTGTTGTTTTTAAGGGTTAGCGGCGTGTTATCTTTTTTCCCTTTTTTTGAAAACCATTTAGTGCCTTTATCGGTGCGTGGGGCTTTGAGTTTGTATGTGAGCGCGATTTTTTACCCCACTTTAGAGTTTTCAAACGCCGCTTACACGCCAGAGGGTTTTATTATTGCATGTTTATGCGAGCTGTTTTTAGGGGTGTGCGCGTCTGTCTTTTTACAAATCGTCTTTGCAAGCTTAGTGTTTGCAACCGATAGCATCAGCTTTTCTATGGGACTTACCATGGCGAGCGCGTATGATCCTATTTCAGGATCGCAAAAACCCATTGTGGGGCAAGCCCTTTTGTTGTTAGCAATTTTAATTTTATTGGATTTATCGTTCCACCATCAAATCATTTTGTTTGTGGATCACAGCTTAAGAGCCGTCCCTTTAGGGCAATTTGTCTTTGAGCCAGCGTTGGCTAAAAACATTGTCAAAGCCTTTTCGCATTTGTTTGTCATAGGGTTTTCTATGGCGTTCCCTATTTTATGCTTGGTGTTATTGAGCGATATTATTTTTGGCATGATCATGAAAACCCACCCTCAATTCAACCTGCTCGCTATCGGGTTTCCGGTTAAAATTGCTATCGGGTTTGTGGGCATTATTTTAATCGCTTCGGCTATCATGGGGCGTTTTAAAGAAGAAATCAGCTTGGCCTTTAGTGCCATTAGCAAAATCTTTTAA
- a CDS encoding EI24 domain-containing protein, whose product MVLFLSIFKKSFNDFLSARMLLINLGPILLSLAFFGAIFYYNGENVVNYCQALLPQSLNDYAHSQGFFASVFAWVFKALVYFLIFWIAILLSLVINVFASIFYTPLVVSYLHQKYYPHVVLEEFGSILFSVKYFLKSLAFMLLFLAVLTPLYFIPFIGVFGVFFSIIAHFLFFKNTMSLDIASMIFNHQSYQNLLKQHRLKHYRFSFFCYLFSLIPFFNFFATLLQTLMLAHYFFILKEKEC is encoded by the coding sequence ATGGTTTTGTTTCTATCCATTTTTAAAAAAAGTTTTAATGATTTTTTAAGTGCTAGAATGCTTTTAATCAATCTTGGCCCTATCCTTTTGAGTTTGGCGTTTTTTGGAGCTATCTTTTACTACAATGGCGAAAACGTTGTGAATTATTGCCAAGCTTTATTACCGCAATCTTTGAATGATTACGCTCATTCTCAAGGCTTTTTTGCTAGTGTGTTCGCTTGGGTTTTTAAAGCGTTGGTGTATTTTCTTATTTTTTGGATTGCGATTCTTTTGAGTTTAGTCATCAATGTTTTTGCGTCTATTTTTTACACCCCTTTAGTGGTCTCTTATTTGCACCAAAAATATTATCCCCATGTCGTTTTAGAAGAATTTGGCTCTATCCTTTTTTCTGTTAAATATTTTTTAAAATCGCTCGCTTTTATGCTTTTATTCTTAGCGGTTTTAACGCCCCTTTATTTCATTCCCTTTATAGGGGTCTTTGGGGTCTTTTTTTCTATAATCGCGCATTTTCTTTTTTTCAAAAACACCATGAGTTTGGATATAGCCAGCATGATTTTTAATCATCAAAGCTATCAAAATTTACTCAAACAGCACCGGTTAAAGCATTATCGTTTCTCGTTTTTTTGCTATCTTTTTTCCTTAATCCCTTTTTTTAATTTTTTTGCCACCTTATTGCAAACCCTAATGCTAGCACACTACTTTTTTATCCTTAAAGAAAAAGAATGCTAG
- the prfB gene encoding peptide chain release factor 2 — protein MDNYTYSELLKSLQNKCDNIALIIKPEKIKQELERIEKEQEDPNFWQDVLKARDTNKEKVRLNRLLETYQKMKNSLDESVELFELAQNDNDEVTLSLLYEEAPTLEHSVQKVEIEIMLSGENDASNAIITIQPGAGGTESQDWASILYRMYLRWAERRGFKSEILDYQDGEEAGIKGVAFIIKGENAYGYLKNENGVHRLVRISPFDANAKRHTSFASVQISPELDDDIDIEIDEKDVRYDYYRASGAGGQHVNKTESAVRITHFPTGIVVQCQNDRSQHKNKASALKMLKSKLYELELEKQQSSAKNEEKSEIGWGHQIRSYVLAPYQQVKDARSNIAYSNVEAILDGDIDAILEGVLIAKA, from the coding sequence GTGGATAACTACACCTATAGCGAATTGTTAAAAAGCCTGCAAAACAAATGCGATAATATCGCCTTAATCATCAAGCCTGAAAAGATCAAACAGGAATTAGAACGCATTGAAAAAGAGCAAGAAGACCCTAATTTTTGGCAAGATGTCTTAAAGGCTAGAGACACTAATAAAGAGAAAGTACGCTTAAACCGCTTGCTAGAAACCTATCAAAAAATGAAAAATTCTTTAGATGAAAGCGTAGAATTGTTTGAACTCGCTCAAAACGATAACGATGAGGTTACTTTATCCTTGCTCTATGAAGAGGCTCCTACTTTAGAACACAGCGTGCAAAAAGTGGAAATTGAAATCATGCTAAGCGGTGAAAACGACGCTTCAAACGCTATTATCACCATTCAGCCTGGAGCGGGGGGGACTGAAAGCCAGGATTGGGCGAGTATTTTGTATCGCATGTATTTGAGGTGGGCAGAAAGAAGAGGCTTTAAAAGCGAGATTTTAGACTATCAAGATGGCGAAGAAGCGGGCATTAAAGGGGTCGCCTTTATCATTAAGGGCGAAAACGCTTATGGCTATTTGAAAAATGAAAATGGGGTGCATAGGCTTGTAAGGATTTCACCCTTTGATGCGAACGCCAAACGGCACACGAGTTTTGCGAGCGTGCAAATTAGCCCTGAATTAGACGATGATATTGATATAGAAATTGATGAAAAAGATGTCCGTTATGATTATTACAGAGCCAGTGGGGCAGGCGGTCAGCATGTCAATAAAACAGAAAGCGCGGTTAGAATCACGCATTTCCCTACCGGTATTGTGGTGCAATGCCAAAACGACAGGAGCCAGCATAAAAACAAAGCGAGTGCGTTAAAAATGCTTAAATCCAAGCTTTATGAATTGGAATTAGAAAAGCAACAAAGCAGCGCCAAAAATGAAGAAAAAAGCGAGATCGGTTGGGGGCATCAAATAAGAAGCTATGTTTTAGCCCCCTACCAGCAAGTCAAAGACGCGCGCTCCAATATTGCTTATAGCAATGTGGAAGCGATTTTAGACGGCGATATTGATGCGATTTTAGAGGGCGTTTTGATTGCTAAAGCTTAA
- a CDS encoding molybdopterin molybdotransferase MoeA — protein MISFKEALKIHSSIPLKPLEIEVVSLFESIGRVLAEDIICTHALPKFNQSAMDGYGFKMQDLGQKTQVIQHIFAGDDVSTLEVKENECVKIMTGAMVPKGIETIVPIECMLESHENFALAPKDFKIHANIRQKGENASLNSVLVPKNTRLNYGHIALIASQGFKEIKAFRKLKIALFSSGDELVPLGQNALECQVYDVNSVGVFNMLKNYNTHFLGVLKDDKNLQLKILELQDYDVILSSAGVSVGDKDFFKDALKEKNALFYYEKINLKPGKPVTLAQLNQSIIIGLPGNPLSCLLVLRVLILPLLERLSLNKDFKLNPFKAQINAPLKLNNKRTHLILGNYSNHQFIPYNNNRYESGAIQALAQVDSIALIDEGVGLVQGEIEILRFEN, from the coding sequence ATGATTAGTTTTAAAGAAGCTCTAAAAATCCATTCTAGCATTCCCTTAAAACCCTTAGAAATAGAGGTTGTCTCTTTGTTTGAAAGCATAGGGCGCGTTTTGGCAGAAGATATTATTTGCACTCACGCCTTGCCCAAATTCAATCAAAGCGCAATGGATGGCTATGGGTTTAAGATGCAAGATTTAGGCCAAAAAACTCAAGTCATCCAACACATCTTTGCCGGAGATGATGTGAGCACTTTAGAAGTTAAAGAAAATGAATGCGTTAAAATCATGACTGGAGCGATGGTGCCAAAGGGAATAGAAACGATTGTCCCTATAGAATGCATGTTAGAAAGCCATGAAAATTTTGCCCTAGCTCCCAAAGATTTTAAAATTCACGCCAATATCCGTCAAAAGGGCGAGAACGCTTCTTTAAACAGCGTGTTAGTCCCTAAAAATACCCGTTTGAATTATGGCCATATCGCGCTCATTGCCTCTCAAGGATTCAAAGAAATCAAAGCGTTTAGGAAATTAAAAATCGCTCTCTTTAGTAGCGGCGATGAATTAGTGCCTTTAGGGCAAAACGCCCTAGAATGCCAAGTTTATGATGTCAATTCAGTGGGTGTTTTTAACATGCTTAAAAACTACAACACGCATTTTCTAGGGGTTTTAAAAGATGATAAAAATTTACAGCTTAAAATACTTGAATTGCAAGACTATGATGTCATCCTTTCAAGCGCGGGGGTGAGCGTGGGGGATAAAGACTTTTTTAAAGACGCCTTGAAAGAAAAAAACGCCCTTTTTTATTACGAAAAAATCAATCTCAAACCGGGAAAACCGGTAACTTTAGCCCAACTCAATCAAAGCATTATTATAGGCTTACCGGGTAATCCTTTAAGTTGCTTACTGGTTTTACGAGTTTTGATTCTACCCTTATTGGAGCGCTTATCCTTGAATAAAGATTTTAAACTAAACCCCTTTAAGGCTCAAATCAATGCCCCTTTAAAGCTTAATAACAAACGCACGCATTTGATTTTAGGCAACTATTCAAACCACCAATTCATTCCTTACAACAACAACCGCTATGAATCAGGAGCGATTCAAGCCCTTGCACAAGTGGATTCTATCGCTTTAATTGATGAAGGAGTGGGATTGGTTCAAGGCGAAATTGAAATTTTAAGGTTTGAGAATTAA
- a CDS encoding class II fructose-bisphosphate aldolase — MLVKGNEILLKAHKEGYGVGAFNFVNFEMLNAIFEAGNEENSPLFIQASEGAIKYMGIDMAVGMVKIMCERYPHIPVALHLDHGTTFESCEKAVKAGFTSVMIDASHHAFEENLELTSKVVKMAHNAGVSVEAELGRLMGIEDNISVDEKDAVLVNPKEAERFVKESQVDYLAPAIGTSHGAFKFKGEPKLDFERLQEVKRLTNIPLVLHGASAIPDDVRKSYLDAGGDLKGSKGVPFEFLQESIKGGINKVNTDTDLRIAFIAEVRKVANEDKSQFDLRKFFSPAQLALKNVVKERMKLLGSANKI; from the coding sequence ATGTTAGTTAAAGGCAATGAAATCTTATTGAAAGCCCATAAAGAAGGTTATGGGGTAGGGGCGTTTAATTTCGTGAATTTTGAAATGCTAAACGCTATTTTTGAAGCAGGAAACGAGGAAAATTCCCCGCTTTTCATTCAAGCGAGTGAAGGGGCGATCAAATACATGGGGATTGATATGGCGGTGGGCATGGTGAAAATCATGTGCGAACGCTACCCGCACATTCCTGTAGCCTTACACCTAGATCATGGCACGACTTTTGAAAGCTGCGAAAAAGCCGTGAAAGCGGGCTTCACTTCTGTGATGATTGACGCGTCTCACCATGCTTTTGAAGAAAATTTGGAATTGACTTCTAAAGTGGTCAAAATGGCGCATAACGCTGGAGTGAGCGTGGAAGCGGAGTTGGGGCGTTTAATGGGGATTGAAGACAATATTTCAGTGGATGAAAAAGATGCGGTGTTAGTGAATCCTAAAGAAGCGGAGCGGTTTGTCAAAGAATCTCAAGTGGATTACTTAGCCCCAGCCATTGGGACAAGCCATGGAGCGTTTAAGTTTAAGGGCGAGCCAAAATTGGATTTTGAACGCTTGCAAGAAGTCAAAAGGCTCACTAATATCCCTTTAGTTTTGCATGGAGCGAGTGCGATACCAGATGATGTGAGGAAATCTTATTTGGACGCTGGAGGCGATTTGAAAGGTTCTAAGGGCGTGCCTTTTGAATTTCTACAAGAATCTATAAAAGGGGGGATCAATAAGGTCAATACCGATACGGATTTAAGGATCGCTTTTATTGCGGAAGTGCGCAAGGTGGCTAATGAAGATAAGAGCCAATTTGATTTGAGGAAGTTTTTTTCTCCGGCCCAATTAGCGCTTAAAAATGTGGTCAAAGAGCGCATGAAACTTTTGGGCAGCGCTAATAAAATTTAA
- the cheZ gene encoding protein phosphatase CheZ, giving the protein MTQEELDALMSGGDLENLEALETKEEAKEGTKEEPKESKENSGSSEKMTVKKEDAEKYGKISPNEWPPPPPTEEHKVVHQLDDVTRDSEVKATQIFDQLDLIGASAEKIAKMVKKIQEPLQKHQEIFENLHGHFPHVESFKTALNEQQEILNALKSIEEEATNCSDSSMQAMDIMQFQDIHRQKIERVVNVMRALSQYMNSLFEGKIDDSKRVSSATFITGDDDKDLASADDIEALIASFGAK; this is encoded by the coding sequence ATGACACAAGAAGAATTAGACGCTTTGATGAGTGGTGGCGATTTAGAAAACTTGGAAGCCTTAGAAACCAAAGAGGAGGCTAAAGAAGGAACTAAAGAAGAGCCTAAAGAGAGTAAAGAGAATTCCGGTTCTAGTGAAAAAATGACCGTCAAAAAAGAGGACGCTGAAAAATACGGCAAGATTAGCCCCAATGAATGGCCGCCCCCTCCCCCCACTGAAGAGCATAAGGTCGTGCATCAATTAGACGATGTTACAAGAGATTCTGAAGTGAAAGCCACGCAAATTTTTGATCAATTGGATCTGATTGGGGCTAGCGCTGAAAAGATCGCTAAAATGGTTAAAAAAATCCAAGAACCTTTGCAAAAACACCAAGAAATTTTTGAAAATTTGCATGGTCATTTCCCCCATGTTGAATCTTTTAAAACCGCGCTCAATGAGCAACAAGAAATCCTAAACGCCCTTAAGAGCATTGAAGAAGAGGCCACCAATTGCTCTGATAGCTCCATGCAAGCGATGGATATTATGCAGTTTCAAGACATCCACCGCCAAAAAATTGAGCGAGTGGTTAATGTCATGCGAGCGCTCAGCCAATACATGAATTCGCTTTTTGAGGGCAAAATTGATGATTCTAAGCGCGTGAGTTCAGCGACTTTTATCACCGGCGATGACGACAAAGATTTAGCCAGTGCTGATGATATTGAAGCTTTGATCGCTTCTTTTGGAGCCAAGTAG
- a CDS encoding tetratricopeptide repeat protein gives MPLETITLARIYEEQGFFEEALQIYTNILNKTPDHTEALKQIKRLEKIQKNCAPFKHDAILERHYLNFIKGDFLSVENLEQWLVEWN, from the coding sequence ATGCCCTTAGAAACTATCACGCTCGCTCGTATTTATGAAGAACAAGGGTTTTTTGAAGAAGCGTTGCAAATTTATACTAATATTTTAAACAAAACCCCTGACCATACAGAGGCGTTAAAACAAATAAAGCGTTTGGAAAAAATCCAAAAAAATTGTGCTCCTTTCAAACACGACGCAATACTAGAGCGGCACTATTTGAATTTTATCAAAGGGGATTTTTTGAGCGTTGAAAATTTAGAACAATGGCTGGTAGAATGGAATTGA
- a CDS encoding CiaD-like domain-containing protein, with the protein MELKNIISETLNEIEKMAKTIDNNFDAAQKTPSFFKTPPYLQNAKNAETPPMSNTESKNATKIETQEKITEENTEEREEEAQEIITEEIVQENPTQVLIPNERVFLKNLLERTLVLLKGMQALEEKDALKRLDLVARFLQYQLSVLEKRLESLERENTE; encoded by the coding sequence ATGGAATTGAAAAACATTATTTCAGAAACCCTTAATGAAATTGAAAAAATGGCTAAAACGATTGATAATAACTTTGATGCGGCGCAAAAAACGCCCTCTTTTTTCAAAACACCCCCTTATTTGCAAAACGCCAAAAACGCTGAAACGCCACCAATGAGTAACACGGAGTCAAAAAACGCCACCAAAATAGAAACGCAAGAAAAAATCACAGAAGAAAATACAGAAGAAAGAGAAGAAGAAGCACAAGAAATCATTACAGAAGAAATCGTGCAAGAAAACCCCACGCAAGTGTTAATTCCAAACGAAAGGGTTTTTTTAAAAAACTTACTAGAAAGAACCTTAGTGTTATTGAAAGGCATGCAAGCTTTAGAAGAAAAAGACGCACTGAAGCGTTTGGATTTAGTGGCGCGTTTCTTGCAATACCAATTGAGCGTGCTTGAAAAACGATTAGAATCTTTAGAGCGAGAAAACACAGAGTGA
- a CDS encoding DNA cytosine methyltransferase → MSKYNCIDLFSGAGGLSLGFANTNRFNILAHIEWEKPMVATLRNALNKRFKISEKETKKRVIKFDIQKTDELINGSWSDETLKIYGSDNDESVSQFGLNGVISGKKIDVIFGGPPCQAYSLVGRVQDKHSMKYDYRNYLFESFVKIVDYYQPQCFVFENVPGMLSAKPGNQFVKDRIYESFSKIGYEIKKPNEMKEIIYSSDDHEVPQTRKRVVVFGVRKDNKEWLFKFYQNLDNLKSKNPPLSVKDAIGHLPKFRPLKTPLKINNKNISHELIGTNNLTQNFPRYNNLRDLKAMKFWIENNMNNASAKEKLDFYTKITGKVSNHNKYRNLEWDKPSPTLVVHLQKDGFMFIHPEANQSRSITIREAAILQTFPNDFEFIGSQAACFKMIGNAVPVNFAKNIALAVAKVLDEKN, encoded by the coding sequence ATGAGCAAATATAATTGCATAGATTTATTTAGTGGGGCTGGCGGTTTATCATTGGGCTTTGCGAATACAAATAGATTCAATATTTTAGCCCACATTGAGTGGGAAAAACCTATGGTTGCTACACTGAGAAACGCTTTAAACAAACGCTTCAAGATTAGTGAAAAAGAAACAAAAAAAAGAGTTATTAAATTTGATATTCAAAAAACTGATGAATTGATAAATGGCTCTTGGAGTGATGAAACTCTTAAAATTTATGGATCTGATAATGATGAAAGCGTTAGCCAATTTGGGTTAAATGGCGTAATTAGTGGTAAAAAAATAGATGTTATCTTTGGCGGTCCTCCTTGTCAAGCTTATTCTCTTGTGGGTAGAGTGCAAGATAAACACTCTATGAAATATGATTATAGGAATTATCTTTTTGAAAGTTTTGTTAAAATAGTTGATTATTACCAACCACAATGCTTTGTGTTTGAAAATGTTCCTGGCATGCTTAGCGCAAAACCGGGTAATCAATTTGTAAAAGATAGGATTTATGAATCTTTTTCAAAAATAGGGTATGAAATTAAAAAACCAAATGAAATGAAAGAGATAATCTATTCTAGCGATGATCATGAAGTCCCACAAACCAGAAAACGAGTGGTTGTATTTGGCGTTCGTAAAGATAATAAAGAATGGTTATTCAAATTTTATCAAAATCTAGACAATCTCAAATCAAAAAACCCACCGCTTAGCGTTAAAGACGCTATTGGCCATTTACCCAAGTTTAGACCACTCAAAACGCCCTTAAAAATCAATAATAAAAACATTTCTCACGAACTTATTGGCACAAATAATTTGACACAAAATTTTCCACGATATAATAATTTACGAGATTTAAAAGCGATGAAATTTTGGATTGAAAACAACATGAATAACGCTTCTGCAAAAGAAAAGCTTGACTTTTACACTAAGATTACGGGAAAAGTCTCAAACCATAACAAATACAGGAATTTAGAATGGGATAAACCATCGCCAACATTAGTGGTGCATTTGCAAAAAGATGGTTTTATGTTTATACACCCAGAAGCCAATCAAAGCCGCTCAATCACCATAAGAGAAGCAGCGATTTTGCAGACTTTCCCTAATGATTTTGAATTTATCGGATCGCAAGCGGCTTGTTTTAAAATGATAGGCAATGCAGTGCCAGTTAATTTTGCCAAAAATATAGCCCTAGCAGTGGCAAAGGTCTTAGATGAAAAAAACTAA